The following nucleotide sequence is from Aphelocoma coerulescens isolate FSJ_1873_10779 chromosome 9, UR_Acoe_1.0, whole genome shotgun sequence.
ATATCCCTGTGGAAAAATCATGTGTTGGTATCTGATGCAGCAATCGAGAAAGAGGTGACTCATCCAGCCAGAAATATTCCTACTCAAATGAGCACTTGCCATAAAAGAAACATTCCCTGAAGTGACCATCTGTCTTGactccagcacagccaacaACTTCCCCATGTAAGGTTAGCAGAGTTAAATCTAGATTTTAACTGCAATAACAGCTTCATCTCTTAACAGGTCTTTTGTTGGGTAAAGGCATCATGAAGTAGAAGTGCAGAATAGATCTAAAACAACCTGTATTTGTGCATCCTGAGGCGGGAATAATATCTACTTGATAGCATCCAACAGTAAAAAAGAGCACCTGTGATCTCTGAACCAGCCATACATGCTGTGCATAGAAGGACATGGAAATGGTGGAGTTACAAAGCATCAGATTTGTCACAACATTGAAGGACTGTTCGAGGCCTACAACCTATTTGAGACCTTCAAATGAGTTTCAAgtttatttcttgttttgtcAGCCCagctaataaaaaataaaccaacaaaTTTCAGGACTGCAGAAGGAGACTGTCAGTGCTGGAATTAATGTTGCTAATATAATTGAAAACAACAGCATTCAAGATCAACATTACTCACCTGGTGTCAGAGGCTGCTCAGCTGAAATACTTCCATGCTGACGTACTCTTAAATTATACCTGATCAGAAATGGCAGAGAAAAAATGAAGTTCATCTGTCAGGGATTTCAGACAGGAGCAAAAATACAATGGATATAAAGGTTGTAGACAATTTGGTGCATCATAAATTGTGCTCTCACTCCTATAAATGGATCCTGGAGTAGGTGGGTTACTTTGACAGAAGATGTGCCCTGCACACTGATTTATTACCTCTGGGTGTGGATTCAGCGACTAAGGATGCAGGCATGAGACTAATGTGAACTTTGAGAAAAATCTCACTGGAGAAGGTGATAATGTTACTCCTCTCCAACAGTCTGGAGCATCACATTTCCACCTCTGTGTCTGCAGCCAAAATGAAGCTCTTTAAACAGCAGACAGAGAGCTAAGACTGATGAAAGGCATCTCCTCCTCTTTATGGTATAGGCAGATGAAATTTCACCtggttagattttttttttttttcaaatctcagACAGGAGCTCCATAGTCCAGGAGCTCTAAATGAGCAATTAGTGCAATtagagcagcagaggaggatGCATAGAGTAAAACCATCAGTGCTGTTCTCCACACCAGAGGTGTTCAGGGGATTTGCTAGGTGTGGTCCCATGCAATGAATACCTGTTAGCTTTTGGAGCACCTCATAAGCACATCCTCTTACTTAGTTTCATCCAGAAGAGATCCATTCGTGTGCTGTGAGACCACTTTACAGCAAGAAACAAAGTATGGTGAGTGGCTTTGAGCAGGAAATTCACTCAGGAGTGTACTCCTGACTGACTGAAATGCTGTTGTAGGCAAACCCTGTaacaggaggactttccaccataCAGCTGAGCAGCACCATTGAGGGAGTTCAATTTTATGAATGGaaagctttatttatttatttggatttGGTTATCTAGGTATTCTTCATTATTTTGGCAAGGGAGAAATCTACTGTATGTTGATGCTGCATCTGAGGGTTATAATTGCTAAGTTGGGTATCAAGATTTCAAACATTGGACTCTGTGCTACCCTCAGACACACAATCTCAATATCACCTTCACCCCTGGTAATGCCTCTCCGTTGTCCCAGTGCTTTTGGCTTTGTGCTTCTGTAGTATGACCATAGCTTTAAGAAGACTTTCCAGAAGAATGGGAATACTCAATTTCTCTCTCACTCACAATGATGTAAAAGTGAAGTACAGGTTAAATCAGCACTGTCCCAGTGACTGAAGTCAAGAAGGAGCTCTGACAAGTCTTGTGTCTCCAGCCTAGAGATGTGTTTCAGCACTCTTGACTAGTCATGCTGATGGAACAGAGAACACGTCATTAACAAATGGCAGTGGAGGACTCTGTCATTTTTGGCATTTGCTGTGGAGATATAAAGCCACTTTAGTCTCAAGCAAAAGTGTGACACAGGAGTTTACATCTCTCCGTGGCCAGTGTGAACACAGCAGGGACGctctttctgtctctgctgctcttgcAGTCCCACACCAGTGTGGCTGAACAGCACTGAccacttctctgaaaaaaagaatttccaGCTGGAAATGGTCCAACCAGTCTGACCATCCATGAATAGGGTCTGGTATACATTCTGGGGTTTAATATAGATATATTACAGAGTAGTTTTAGGTAGAAGCCCAGAGCTCCTCTGAACTTGTATGGATCATcttgggaagaagaaagaaaagaatcatGGCTTAATTGCTGCCAGTATCTCTCTGTCCTTTAACACTCACTTTGCTTAAACCTGCCCTTCTTGCACTGAACAATCTATGGGTGTTTAATATTGGAATGTTTTAATTGCCAGTAAGTGCTCCATGGTAAGTTACTTCATGCTGTACTGTGGTAAAAATGATGTGCTCAGTGCTTGCTCTGTGGCATCTGCTACAATCTGCTTCTCCTGGAGGTGCAGAGCTGGGTCAAATCTGCACAACTGCTTCTAAAAATTAATGTGCCTGTGCATCATCATGTGTTCTTAAATCTGTAGGCACTGATAAAGTCTGCAAAATGTAattcaaaaataaatcttttcatTAATATACTGACTGCCATCTGTCAATGACTACTTTGattccttttcccttccaccttttctgttctctttttccTCTAGGCCTACAAAAGTGCACAGTCTTTGTGTCAGTCACGTATATACAGTGAATTGACACAAAAAGGGTGAGAGAAGAGAACCGCTGCTTCATGGAAGCTGAAGCTTAGAAAAATTTAAAGTTGAGATTTTGAAAGCTTTCTAAAGAATATGGATTCCCAAACCCCATTAAATCTGGTGTTAAAACATTAACTGTAAAAGTTTGGGTACCTTAAAGGTCCAGGGACCAGATTTTTCAAAGACTTTTGTTACTTTCCTAAGTGAAAACAACTGGATTTAGGTGCTTAACTGAACACATATGCAGTGTTTAGTTCCCAAAAATTATGCtttctttaaaacatttgaaaagCACTTCCCTGTAAAGCCTTCTAAAATGGCCTGTTTACTAAACTTTCCAAACTGGAACCTCATTTGCTGGAAGTCATTGATTCATTACTTCTGACATTACAATGCAACTTTGTATGGATCCAAGCTGaacataaaaatacacaaattaaATAGCTGTGAAATTGAAATTATTACTCCAATGGTAAGAATATATTAAAAGTATACTTGAATATAAAATACCATAgtgaaattcaaaacaaaaaaggaacacAGATTTTCATAGAAGTATACAACATAATGGAAAATCCAGAGGGGATTTTTTTACACCAAGTCTCTGCTTTCACCTTAGAAAATTCAAAACTTTAGGAGTAGACAGTGAGATGAAAATCTTCCTTAAAGTTATCTGTACAAACATCTACTATTCATGCATTCTCTATACAATATTCAATCATAAATGCTTCCTGTACATAAAGAAGTGTGAAGTATTTTGATTCCTTAAATAGTTGTAATCAAAATAACACATGGAATGCTATCTTTACTCATATGACTAGACTAACAAGCACTGCTCATTTTTTACAAGCTGTCAGTAGTTCTCTCTCACATTTATTTTGCACCTGCTTGCTGAATTTCTGCTAATGATTTTTGGTCCGAGCTGTGCTGAGAATCCATTCCTGAAAAATTCTGATATTCACCGTCCTTCCTATTTTGACTTGGTGTCCAGCCTTCAGTCTCCAGCTGGATGAGCACAAGTTGGAAGCAGATTTGTAGTCACATTTTCATACCAATATGTACTTACTTTCCTGTGCTCTGTTAGAGGTGAACTCCAAATGGAAATAAACTCATTGCCAAGCTTTGCAGAAATTCAGGGCAACATTGACTCTGTAACACCTCCTTAACTTTGTTTTATTAGTACTGTGAAGTTTGAAAGCTTTACCTACAGAAAAAACCTCACAGGCTCTTTGATAGTTCTTATTTTGTCATTTGCATCAGACACCTTTCTGTCAAGGGAATCAGCAAACACAAGCAGTGGCACAGTTTCTGCTTTTTTGTGACAAACACACCAAACCCAGCTTCAACGCCCTGTTCACATCAGTCCTAAGGCAAGGGGTCCTTGAGACACGTTGCACAGAAGCACTTTGTGGAGGTACCTTTGCTTTCTGTGGTTTCATCAGTGTCCGGGCTTCCAGCTGGCTTTGTTGTGGCTTCCATTGCCGTGCTGAACATGGGGCCAGTGACCCGAAACATGGCTGAGTGATGCTCTGTGGGCATCCTGCCAAAGCGTTTTGCAGGAGAGGAACCTGACACACAGCTATCATTTAAGGCCAATTTATCTCAGGGATCAACGGGCCTTTAAAAATTCACCAGCTCACATATCCTTTTCAATGATGGTCATTAGATGTTTTGTGCTCTGATTTTGTGGACTTTTGGGAGAACCTTGCTTTTCAGCAAATGCTGACATATCCATTGGTAAGAGGAAACTCACAGCCTTTACTTTACCCCTggagaaaaaatgagaaatcaTTATGAGGATTACAAATGTATAAAACATgcagagaaagtaaaaaaaccccaacaaaacagcAACTCAGCAAGCAAAAAGTAAATGCTTTCAACCCTTGCACGCTGCTGGAGGCAGGATTTCATGCCATTCACACGGTCATCCCAAAGGACGAGCATGGTCCTGTCTACTGGAAGCATCTGCCATTGAGTCTCACTTCTCTCTGTCACTGCCTGCCCCGTGTGTACAAAGCTGTGTGTGCACAGAACCCTGGGGGTGCGTGTGCACCCACAGAGACCCTTCAGTAATTTTAGTATAATAGCCGTGAAAAGAGTTCTCAGCCTCTCTTATcctgtatttaaatatttaatggtTTTTTCCATTTACCAAACACAGTGGGAATCCCTTGGTAGAAATAATGCTTTAGCATAtatgaattaaaatattttagacaTGCAAATTACAGATGATTTGTTAGCAGTGCTAGTTTTTTATTACTTGGATGCAACTGCACTCTATATATTCAAGGTGATACTTCTACATagttaaagcaaaaatattcatATCACATACAGGATTATAGCTTTGGAGCAAAATGTGAGGAAGCTACAATAAACAAAGAATAGGAAAACCTGACATGAACCAGCACGCTGGGAAGCAAAAATGTCATCCTTGTAAAAAATTAAGCTTAATAAGCTTGCTGAACTAATTGCTAGAAATTTTCTTACTAGTGAAAAGCTAAGATTGGTGCCCATATCAGACATTTGGGTATATAACAGAAGCATCCACCGTTAAGACCATAAAagatattaaatttttttttggtgtaagAAACACAAAGCTTCATGCTTCAGGAAATCAACCAGCCTTCTGAAGGGGTTAGGTGAAAAGCTCTTTCCACAGCCATTTCtcctcctgaagcagccagCAGTGAGTGCATGAGTCACTGTTCAGCTTGGCAAGGCAGCTCTAAGACAGCGATAAAATCATCAGCTCTGTCgtttggccatgggcacctggTAGGTCCCCAGGCATTCGATGTAACAGATCTGTGCTGCTATTTTGATTGCTTTGAAAGTTCTTTCCCCTCAGGAGCAAGCAGCAGTATTTGCCACTGCCACCCCGTTCCTGCACACTGCCCCTGTGTTTCCAACCACGCACACCTTCCACGTGAGCTGGCTGGAGGGCAAACCCCCTGGAAGCATTCATGAGCACCATAAGTCTTGAGTTTCCCTGACCCAGTGGAGTGTGCGCAGAAATCCAGAGTTACAGGGTCAGGGTGCTTTGGAAAACAACACGAGTTCCCTTCCAGGGACTAAATTTAGGTACCTAACTGCTGTTAAACATCTGACCCTGAAACGTCCTTACAAGAAAACCCAGGTGCCTCTCAAAGCTTGGCCTCGTTGTCCCCTGCAGCCTctcagggaggagctgggccCCAAATCAGCTTTGCACAGGGAGTACAAGGGGCTGGGCACTGGTCTGCTCTGAGGATTTAGGGGGACAGAATTAAAGCTGTTGTGATGTGCCATGCACAGGTACCTCCACACAGGTGACACAACCCACAGCAGGTGTCAGCTCCCAGGGTGGCTGCTGGAGTCCTGCCCCAGAACATGCATGGTCAGGTGGGCAGAGCCATGGACTTCTCCCTGATCAAACACATGCTTTGAGGCCATTtggattattttccttttcagcacAGGATGATTGGGCTGAACCCAGGAATCAGCATGAATTCCCAAGGTGGATATATCAGCAACAGGATGTGGCTGGGCTATCATGTATCACGTATCATGTCTCATTACTGCTGGTTCCACTGGTGGTTGTTGTCCTGTGCTGGAAAGCTTCTCGTCAATGAGCAGAGACACTCAGGGCTGGTCCAGCAGCCATTTCACTTAATTTAGAAGCTGTCCTGAGACGACTTTTTTCAGGGCTGAAAGCATTAACTTGTAATGCTTCAGTTACAGGGGATATATGATACAATACAACTAAATCCATGACCCACAGTAATCACACTTCTAAAGGCATAGTGCAGAGTTCCTTGGTACTTCCATGCTTTCTGTTCAAAGtttaaaaatccctttcaaGCTTAGCTTGTCAGAACAACACATCAATCTGCAAAACCCTGCCTGGCTTTAACAGAGCAAAGATTTCaacctctttctctctccctcagcctctccttccTATAGCAAATTTAACCTGCTACCACTGCCAAACCTCACGCATTtcagggaggagaaggacagcTTCCTCAAAAGAGGTCTCCAGTCTGCTCAGGGCCTGTATACATTCAAACAACAATTTTGGTGATAACATACTAAAACCCAGAGTAAAGTCCATATACCTTTTTAGGTGAAACCCATGATCAGCccaggctggtgatgctgtgaaGGCAAACCAAACCTACCTGCACTTGCAGACGTGCTCCTGAAACAGCTTCATGTTGCTGGAGTGGCTGTAGGAGAGACAACTGGCTGGTGATGGTTCAAGCcctttctcctcttccctgctgagctgtgctgcagcaggaggggctggtggctgggcactgcctgGCACCTCCAGGAGCCCATGGCTTGGAGGCTTCCTGCCGGCCCAGTAGGACCTTGTgctggaaggagcaggagctggggagaCAGTGGGGTAGCGTCTCACAGTCATGGCAGTATCTgaggagcagagaaaaaagcagagctagaaataataataataataataacaataacaataacagtAACAATATCATTACAACAATTCAGGTATCCTCAATGTATTTTTGGAGAGCAACTTTTTACATGGGCAGatagtgatagaacaagggggTGCAGTTTTAAGCTAAAAGAGGGGACATGAGATTTTAGGaagtgagacactggaacatgttgcccagagaagttgtgggtgccccatccctggaaatgtccaaggccaggaagAATGAGTCTTTGAGCAACctagtctagtggaaggtgtccctgcccatggcagggttgtTCAAACTAGAtgatgtttaaggtcccttccaaccccaaatgATCTATCATTCTATTTTTAATCACTTTTTTGAGGCTCAAAAACATTTTGCATGTGGTGAAGCTGAGAGGCAGAAGAGGCCAGACAGCCTCTCTAGGTCCTACCCTTTGCCCTAGaaggcagctggagaggaagagcCACAGGGTTAGAAGGCACTTTGCACAGCTTTCCGACTTGCCAAAAGACCATGGAACTATTCCCAAGATGACAACATCCATAGCCACCAGCAGCCCCTGTCTGAGGCCTCCAGGCAGGTAATGTGGCCACTGGGTcagtggggctggcagcaagcaCTATTCCCTCACAGCACCCCTCTGGCTGCACGTAGATCCACTGGTGCCGGTCAGCCTCTCATCTTACTCCTTCACACAGATTTGTCTCCATGAAAACTTGTGGGGCCATTTCTCCAATACTTCTCACCAAGCAACATTTTGCTCTAATTCCTGCTTCATTAATTCCTCCAGAAATCCCAACCAGATTTCTGTAATTGAggaatatttccatttttctcctctgaTACACTTGTGAAGAGAATATATTCCTATATATTGACCCCTCTCTGCCTCAGCGAGAACTAACTGCATTATCAGCAAAAATAAACTGCACATCTGGCATGATGTATGCAGCCAACCGAGTATTATTTGTTACTACTTGTAGcatttttctcatcttttaCTAAGGCAGGATGGGTTATGGCATGGTTACAAGTGTTGGCCCTTTTCTTCCTGGAACAGGCATGTGGAGGAGAGTCCATGCCTGCAAAAACCCAAAGCAGAAAGTCAAATTCTGCTTAAGCAAACTAAACTCTTTGAGTTGAATCCTTTCAGCTGAATCCTTTGAGCAGCGGTAAAACACTCCGCTAAGCTCAGCAAGGAGGATGCACCCTAAAAAGCCCACAGAGCAAGACATGCAGCGCTGGCGTGTTTGGTATGAACACAGAACGAGGCCAGAGCAATTCCATGGAGTTAACCAGGCGGCCGGCTAGCAGCTCATCTCCCTTCCCTGCAGACAGGGCACAGCCGGGCTGGCAGACACTGCATGGGCAGTACCGGGGTGCCATGGACAGCCCCACTCAGTACCTGTCTGCTTGCTCGGCGCTGGAGCGGCCGTGGcgcttccctgcagggatgctggggatgCAGCCGGTCCTTCCCCATCAATGGCGAGGCTCCTGACGTCGTTCCCATCTGCTCCTGCCGCCCCTCTCTCCgccggcacagctctctgcccgcagccctgcagctctcccttcagcgccctgttttccctctccAGCCTATTGATTTGGGAGCGCATCTTGCGGATGACCTGCAGGAGGTGCGTGTTCCCCTCCATGCCGCCCCGCCAGagcccctgccctgcagagGGGCTCCGCAGCCAGCCGCGGGCAGACCCTGCCCTTAAAAGCCCCCGGACACTGGGAGTCCCTCCTCGCACCGGCCAGATCccgggctgg
It contains:
- the CCDC195 gene encoding putative coiled-coil domain-containing protein 195 isoform X2, which codes for MQPEPCRALWRGSQEVTAGLLTCGFQCPALCLCPWENQHSLQEQSGEMRTAEKSFFPLSEIPESLLSCWEVNGLKAKDTAMTVRRYPTVSPAPAPSSTRSYWAGRKPPSHGLLEVPGSAQPPAPPAAAQLSREEEKGLEPSPASCLSYSHSSNMKLFQEHVCKCRGKVKAVSFLLPMDMSAFAEKQGSPKSPQNQSTKHLMTIIEKDM
- the CCDC195 gene encoding putative coiled-coil domain-containing protein 195 isoform X1 produces the protein MEGNTHLLQVIRKMRSQINRLERENRALKGELQGCGQRAVPAERGAAGADGNDVRSLAIDGEGPAASPASLQGSATAAPAPSKQTDTAMTVRRYPTVSPAPAPSSTRSYWAGRKPPSHGLLEVPGSAQPPAPPAAAQLSREEEKGLEPSPASCLSYSHSSNMKLFQEHVCKCRGKVKAVSFLLPMDMSAFAEKQGSPKSPQNQSTKHLMTIIEKDM